One Acyrthosiphon pisum isolate AL4f unplaced genomic scaffold, pea_aphid_22Mar2018_4r6ur Scaffold_526;HRSCAF=973, whole genome shotgun sequence DNA window includes the following coding sequences:
- the LOC103311073 gene encoding uncharacterized protein LOC103311073 has protein sequence MVHFDKTIKKKEVTSMASNHPAHSVSIPEPVSTPAEPPFNGTTRTASNVILGTVVIRIRNYLGQWTNVRTLLDTGSQISVITNACVTRLGLQRRHCKTEITGLSQTIVTATKGSTWCTFVPINKESPQISCEPLILSRITGPMPTMTLSSNIRRTYSHIEFGDPHFDTPGPIEFLVGADIYANIFGNCSRIIHTPGLPSAYETLFGWIIIGQSTVNTSSSPVSLLLMAEPSIDNMLCKFWELEEPTKSTLPFTDDQKCEDHFNRTTKRDSTGRYSVSFPFRMNPSHLGDSHAMALSRFYTLERKLLKDRELYTQYCAFMKEYEDLGHMIIARQPGKYYIPHHATMIVSNTVVGLVMQ, from the coding sequence ATGgtacattttgacaaaactattaaaaagaAAGAGGTAACGTCTATGGCGTCAAACCATCCCGCACATTCAGTGAGTATTCCTGAACCAGTTAGTACACCCGCTGAACCACCATTTAATGGAACAACACGTACAGCAAGCAATGTTATATTGGGAACAGTCGTTATCCGAATTCGCAATTACTTGGGCCAGTGGACTAACGTCCGGACTCTGTTAGATACTGGTTCACAAATATCAGTAATAACAAACGCATGTGTGACGCGGTTAGGTTTACAACGTCGTCACTGCAAAACAGAAATAACCGGGTTATCACAGACTATCGTAACAGCTACCAAAGGAAGTACATGGTGCACTTTTGTGCCTATAAATAAAGAAAGTCCTCAGATATCATGCGAACCATTAATTTTGTCACGCATAACAGGTCCCATGCCGACAATGACATTAAGTTCCAATATTCGCCGAACGTATAGTCACATCGAATTTGGTGACCCTCACTTTGATACACCTGGACCCATTGAGTTTCTAGTGGGAGCCGATATTTATGCAAACATATTTGGCAACTGTTCGCGTATAATACACACTCCAGGTTTACCGTCAGCATATGAGACACTTTTTGGTTGGATAATCATAGGTCAGTCGACTGTCAACACTTCGTCGTCACCGGTATCATTACTACTTATGGCCGAACCATCTATCGACAATATGTTATGTAAGTTCTGGGAACTTGAAGAACCCACAAAATCAACATTGCCGTTCACCGATGACCAGAAATGTGAAGATCATTTCAATCGCACTACGAAACGAGACTCTACAGGACGTTACTCAGTTTCTTTTCCGTTTCGTATGAACCCATCTCACCTCGGAGACTCACACGCAATGGCACTTTCGAGATTTTATACTTTAGAACGCAAGTTATTAAAAGATCGTGAACTATATACTCAGTATTGTGCGTTTATGAAAGAATATGAAGATCTTGGCCATATGATCATTGCTCGTCAGCCCGGTAAATATTACATTCCCCACCACGCCACTATGATAGTATCCAATACCGTCGTCGGATTAGTGATGCAGTAA